In Brachyhypopomus gauderio isolate BG-103 chromosome 2, BGAUD_0.2, whole genome shotgun sequence, the DNA window aatatatataaaaacataattCGACAGCATTTATACCGTCAGCTTTGCGTAAGAAGAGTAGATTTGACCTATGTAACGAATCTGAGGTTGTCTGGTTTTAATGTAGTCTGCAGAACCCGCACTGGCCTTGTATGTAACGACTGAACAgtgaacagtaaaaaaaaaaaagacagaggtattgagatggagagatgagatGATAAAGGGGTTTTGGCAGGAACTCTGAAGAGATGCACGTCTGACACTCCCACTGAGCTGTAGTGTCCAGCGTGCTCTCGAAGTTTTGCAAACTGAGTCAGTTGTATCCTCGTGTCTGACGAGGGATGAGTAATACTCTTCTTctctagctccgccccttatTTATATGCAATACAAACACAGATTCTCTCTCATTCCACCTTCCTCTCTgttccctccctttctctccctctgctcacaccatctctctcactTTTACCCTGTCTCTTCTCTTTTGTCCCTCGTtccttctctcactccttctctctctccttctgtccctCTCTTCTAACCTGcccccccctctgtctctccgcCCCTCCCTCTCATCTTATGCCCCGCCTCTTGTGATTCCGTgagtacagcacacacacgcaggacaAGTCTATGCGGATCCACCTCCAGCCCGTCCCCCTCCTGTTGTCCGACGTGAACGCCCTCACAAATGCCTGTTTCGTCCGACACTCGCTCACCCAGTGCTTCTTGTCCACACCGAGGCACCCTGACCCGGCCAGCCCGTGTTCGCCCCGTGCCCCCCGGTGGTCCGGCCCTCGGCACTTCGTCTCGAAGAAGTACTGTGTCAACATGCCCTTCTTGGTGGGAAACTTGTCCAGCACGGTGACGTTCTCCCCGTGTGAGTCCACGGCCACCCTCCTGCCCATCACCCAGTTGCTGACGGACTCGCACACGGACCTCTCTGGGCCTCCGAGGTCGAGCTGTCGTTTGCGGCGGGAGGCCCTGCGGGGGCGCTGCTGAGCCCCCCCGGGTCTGTCCGATACCGAGAGTCCCAGCAGCAGGTTCCTGTAGGACTGCTGCCGCAGCTCGCCTGCTTTCTCCACCTGCATCTGCTCACCGTCACCACCGCTCTGCccttcatcatcctcctcctccaactcctcctcctcctcctcctcctcctcctccacgtaGTCGTCAGGCAAGAGGCCCGACTCCAACAAGAGCTGCAGGGGTGGGTGTTTGGGAGGTgtaggggaggtggagaagaggaCTCTCGGGTGGGACTCCAACAGCTCCTCATCCTCAAAGTCCAAGCCCTCTGCTGGcatggcccctcccctttgtgcctctccacccaccccatCCAGCTCTGCTCCACCCACAGTGGACTGCCCGTCTAGCAGCTGGTCCCTCCCCGTGGATGTCTCTGTGGAGGTAATCGTCAGCTCCTCACCGTTGTTCGGACGTGCCTTGTCTTTGCGGAGGGTGTTTTTCCTCCGAGTCCCTACTCCTTCAGAAGATATTTCAAAGTGGTTGTGGTCCTGAAGCTGGTCCCTTTGGGATTTGTAGTCTGTAAGTATGTGGTTGTCCTGGGAGCGGTGGAGTGTTTGCTGCGTTTGGTCCTGGAAAACAAGGCCTGTGTGCTCCTCTGCCCTGCCCGTGTCACCTCCAGCCAAGCGGGCCTTTGGGCTCTGCCTCCTTTTGGACGAAGGCTTCTCGGGCCGAAGAGAAGACGGCAAGCTGTTGTCCTTCAGGTCACTCGGGCCGCGTGAGTCTGCTGCTCTGTGGTGTGCGTTTTCTGTGTACTGGGCATTTGAGTTGTAGTGCTGGTGGTAATCACTGGAATTGTAGTCTGCTGATGAATTGGTACTGTTGTTAATGCCAGGCTCCATCGTCGCGGCAACAAGCTTGggcacaggacactgggagTAGAGCAGGGCCGAGGCGATCACCATGGCAACCAGGGGAAGCCAGTGCATCACTTCCAAGACGTATCAACTGGGAAAAGAAAAGGCAGAGCGTAagaagaagagagtgagagatgacAAGAGAAAAGGGAGGCGAAAGAGTTACAGAAGccccttcacctcctccatGCACTAACCCCAATCCCTTTAGGCACCCACTAATCCCTTCAAACACCCACTAACCCCCAAACCCCTCAAATGTCCACTAATCCCCAAAACCCCTCAAATGCCCACTAATCCCCCAAACCCCTCAAATGTCCACTAATCCCCAAAACCCCCCAAACACCCACTAACCCCAaatcccctcaaacacacacatatacacaaacagtgTGCCCTACATGAACAGCCCACACTCCTCACTTTTGAACCTCCTCATCAGTAGTACACACTTGCATTTTTAAAAGTTACTGGTCAATTTAAAACAAGCAAAATCCACTCAAAGGCGTGCAGAGATCAAACCTGTGAACATTGTATGTGGCTTAATAAGAAACCTTTTCTCTTGTTTCTTCTAGTAAGGAacatgagagtgagaggaggaaggagagaacGAGAGACAGAAGGGAggaatgagggagagaaagagaaagggttGAGAGACGGCTCAGATTATAAGAATATGATTTTTTCTGAGATAAAGCCTGATTTCATCCAAACAAACAAAGATCAGAAACAGTGAAAGAGCTGTAGTGCTGTAGCTCTGGTCCCAGCAGCAGGAGCACAGCTGCAGGAGCACAGCAGCAGAAACACAGCAGCAGGAACACCGCAACAGAAACACAGCAGCAGAAACACAGCAGCAGGAGCACAGCTGCAGGAACACAACAGCAGCAGAAACACAGCTGCAGCAGAAACACGGCTGCAGCAGGAACACAGCTGCAGGaacacagcaggaacacagctgcagcaggaacacagcaggaacacagctGCAGGAACACAACAGCAGCAGAAACACAGCAGCAGGAACACAGCAGCAGGAACACAGCTGCAGGAACACAACAGCAGCAGGAACACAACAGCAGCAGAAACACAGCTGCAGCAGAAACACAGCAGCAGAAACACAGCTGCAGGAACACAGCTGCAGGAACACAGCTGCAGCAGAAACACAGCTGCAGCAGAAACACAGCTGCAGGAACACAGCTGCAGCAGAAACACAGCAGCAGGAACACAGCTGCAGCAGAAACACAGCTGCAGAAACACAGCTGCAGGAACACAGCTCACTAGGCTCTGTGGCACTCTGCTCTTCTCCTATTTTTATGCATAGTCTACCATTAAGTTATCTGCAAACTGGCTATTGTTTCTCTGTTTGTTTGGACCAGTCATTTTGATGAGACATCAAATGCAGTTGAACAAAGGCAGAGTAGGCAGGGTTTCTGCAGGGTCTATGTAGGGTTTCTGCAGGGTCTATGTAGGGTTTCTGCAGGGTCTATGTAGGGTTTCTGCAGGGTCTATTCAAGGACTATGTAAGGTCTATGCAGGGTTTATGTGGGTTTCTGCAGTTTATGTAAGGTCTATGCAGGGTCTATGTGAGTTTCTGCAATGTCTATGTGAGTTTATGCAGGTTTTCTGCAGGGTCTATGTAGGGTTTCTGCAGAGTCTATGTAGGGTTTCTGCAGGGTCTATGTAGGGTTTCTGCAGGGTCTATTCAGGGACTATGTAAGGTCTATGTAGGGTCTATGTGAGTTTCTGCAATGTCTATGTGAGTTTATGCAGGGTCTATATAGGGTTTCTGCAGGGTCTATGTAGGGTTTCTGCAGGGTCTATGTAGGGTTTCTGCAGGGTCTATGTAGGGTTTCTGCAGGGTCTATGCAGGGTCTATGTGAGTTTCTGCAATGTCTATGTGAGTTTATGCAGGGTCTATGTAGGGTTTCTGCAGGGTCTATGTAGGGTTTCTGCAGGGTCTATGTAGGGTTTCTGCAGGGTTTTGGGGGATGGGCTTGGTGTGGGTGGGGAAAAGCATGCACATCCCAGACTATCGCtggcacataaacacacagcatcgcttcactgcacacacacaatgcaagaGAAGCCTGTTTATTTCTGAATGTTAGAGTCTGAATGGGCAGCAGCTCTCCCAGACCTAGACCTCACCCACGGGCTTTCAAACCCAGGAGTGAGTACACGTGCCAGGCTAGAGACGGGTGGAGTGGTGACCATGACTGCTACCAGTGCATATGTTAATGACGTAGCCAGGTGACGATGAAGAGCAGCGTGTGGTGCACGCCCCTCATCacgagagtggagagagagtggaggaagaCCTGCCACCATGACACTCCCTCTCCTACTGATCTACAGGGTTTAGTGGGTCATCACCCAGTGAGAGAGAAGTCAGTGTAGTGCTTTCACGTTCTGCTGACGATCTCATGACCATTTTAAGGCCAAACTgctttttgtgtgtgcacatggtCTCAGTGAGGCTGAGAGGTGATGCAGCTGGACTTAAATGTCTTTGATCAAGTCGGACAGTCTAGTGGTGAGGCCAAGTGGCAGTCGCCTGTCACAGCTAAAactgctgctggtggtgtgttgagtgatggagagagaaagggagagtgagagagagggagagcgagagagagattgCTTAGAAAGTCATGAGGCTCTTCCTAGGTATCCCAGGGCAGTACAGAaaaagaggtagagagggaggaagaaggaAAGacggagggtgagggagaggaacaaaatagagggaaagagaaaaacagagggggagagtgggaaaGAGCGAGCTGGGGTAGAGGGAGGAATAAAGTAATTATTTCAATGGGAAAAGAAAGCAATTAGCAAGGGTGGACAGGAAGTGCAGTAAAAACCTCTACAGCTCATAACACTAATAATAACATAACCCCACCCTAGACACTGTATaaccagaccacacacacacacacaggctccttGTACATGCAGACACATGAGCACATATCAAAAATGGCAGTGCATATATAGTGTGTTTCTGCTATAACACGAAAGCACCATAATGTGCACAACCCATCGAGTAGCAGAACTGCTCTCCTGGTTCCCTCTTGCACACAAGCCAGCCATGTCCTCCTAAGTCCTGCATCAGCCAGCATGAGCTCGCTATGCTTGCTGTCGAGCAGTGGTGGGGAGCCTGTGCAGGACAGACTCGGGCTCATTATCCCGCATCAGACCTGACCGTGCCAGGTGCACTGCGAGATGGCCAACAACCACCACATCTCCCATCGTGTTTGTGTTCTTAACCTACAATGATCCTAAAGAAGTGATTTATTCATAAGACATCATAAAGCTTCTATAGCCTGTGACTGTTGACATAACATTAAATGTCTGTGAATGTATACAGAAGAAAGTTATGTTTATTGAAGTTTGTAACAGATACTCAGTTTGGTTTCTTGATGTAGGTGCTTTAAATGACACATCAAACATAAGCATGTGCAAGTTCACAACCTTGTGTCTTTATTGCTCTTCAATAATCAACaaatatgttttaaaaactTCTTTAAACTTAATATTAAAGTTACCTTCAGATTTAACTTGAATTGCTATGGATTAATATGAATTTGGACAGTATGCAAGCTCTACCCATATCCTTTACTTTTTAGGTAGCACATATTGTATGTAAATATTGTGGTGTTGAATCATTCCGCCCTGTCCCAACACAAATCCTCTTTTAAAAAGGATGCAGTGTACAACCCATGTCACCAGCAACATTTTAACAAAGGCATTGTCCTAATGTGTACACATTACCAATAAATACACACTGTGAGTAAGTAATTAAGAGCTCCAGTTGCTAAAGACATGCATGCTAAATCTGCCCCATTTTAGGGTTAAAGGGAATAGTTTCAGGTGGCAAGAGCTGCACGCGCGTCACTTTCTTCTCAGCAGCTCTTCATGTGTGTTTCAAAACAGCTTTTAAAAATCCCTCCCCTTCATCTCCtgttagtttatttatttatttatttattttaaagctaATGAAAAACACAGTGGACAAATAGACAGTGGTTTTATAGCACATCTACACCATAAAATATACAGGTTAAATTTTCACACTGTTAAATAATTTAacgagattaaaaaaaaaacaatcttaAGGCGTTCCATTTTTGGCGGAAGTTCCACAAGGTTTGAAATCATGACcagttgttaaaaaaaaaaagatgatgaATATTGTTTATGTTTGCATTTGCAAATGTTGTACTTGCACTAATCAAACAAGACGGCGTTTTTGTGTTCTCAAATGCGTGCCTTGCACGAAGGTCTGCTTGTCTTTATAAACAGTGCCGCGGACCCCACAGGCATACCGACCATAACCAGTTACGAGGACACCGTTCAGACCAGTGCGTTACTGGTCATTTTCCTCACTTGTATTTCCTATATAACCCAACTCACGAGTAGCCTATTTAACCAGCAACTTTAGAAATGATTCTTTTATAGGTTTAAAATCTATCTGACTACGTTACACAAACACGCCACAGAGAGCTGGAGACAAGCAAAGTAACCAGGGTTAAAATGaactaaaaatataaaataaaataagagtGTTCACATCAAACCAGTGCAAAACTAGAGCTCGATTTTCTTTAGCCTTTAGTTTGCGGTTTAGGTGGAATTAAATGAGTAAATTAATAAGTAATTAAGTGAAGTCAGCGCACTTTAGGGGAAGACCACGTCATCTAaaggttttcttttctttgaaaAAGATTAATGCGTTTTAAAAACCGCCCGATGTAATGATTACGCTctgtaataaataaaaacattttaaaaatcagGTACATTTTTCCTACGTACGTTTTGTCTCTCAAATGACACCGGATTGCGAGATCGTTTAGTCGAAATATTGTCGCGTGCAGGTTTGAAGCGACTGCGCATTAATACCAAGTGTGATGCGCCCCATGTCACGCGCGCGTATTAAAGGGTGGGGAACTTCTTTCAGTCTCGTCCCGTTGAGCAATTTATTTTGAACGCAGGTCCGCTTGTAGGGCTTGTCAGTGCAAGCTATGAACGGAAGAGAAATATCTTTCGTGTGCCAGTATCAGAAGACAGTTAGCTAGTTTAACTGCACCAAAGTCCGTGTTACTTACAAAATAGCTTTGGCTAACTTACGAAATCTGAGCGTAAGCTAAATAGAGGCTGATTTGACAACGTTTGAAGGCTTAGTTTAAGAAAGTATATGTGACATCTGTTCAGTACGGAGTGGCTTTAACTTGTAGCAAATTTCCCTTTCATATTTGTCATATATTTGggaagaaaatgtatgtaggaaaaaacatttgttttggAACATTTTTAAAACGGTGTGATTTTCCATTCATTATTTCACTTAACATACCTTTATATCCACTTaagtgttgtttttatttttatttttaaataattttagcAGTTTAGGAAAGAATGGAATGATAGGAAATGTAATGATttgtaaacaaaacattgtcatggcTACATATCCAAAAGCTACAAGAGCAACAATGAAGTAGAGAAAAACTTTGGACACAGAAGCTAGTCTACGACGTCTGTACATTGAGTATTGTGGTTTAATACTGGCATTTGAAGTGATGAGGAGATCAATCATGACGGACCTTGGGGGGCTTCTTCCTGTCTGTGCTGGTAAAAGATTTGAGGCATTGTGGAAAAAATTGAAAGCTAACACTACAACATTTCTGCAAACACCTGGTGGATGAGAGGAATTATACTACACCTGAGTTCAAAATGATAAAGTACTGCAAACTATATAACATTCCATTGAGTTCATATTTGTGCACCAAAATATGAAAGTGCTAAAGACATAAAGATGATCACTGACAATGTTTAATTATTCAAGGGCTGGGTGCTACAACTGCTGACATGTTTTTTGTGAAGATGACGTGTAGTGAAATGTTACAGTAATACTATtgtaaaataattaaacaaagtTGGGAGGCAATTGGTTGAGCTGTTCTGTACCTTTAGAAATTTTCTTCCCGTTTTACAATAAAAATAGATTTTACTGCTTGCAAGATACTAGGTGGAGCCTTTAAAAACAACCCAAACCCATCCAGTGACTTGAAGCTTCTGACATCATTAATCACTTGTTAATATTAACTTACAAGCTGCAATACGCTGTGTCAAATCAGTGTGCTTTGCAGTAGTGAAACGAAATGGCCATGTTCACAACTGACAGTCCTGGAAGATCGGCTTGCTGTGGTGGCGGAAACCTCTGTGagactgtgtttgtgtaaggTGGTGCGTTTGTCGGCACGATCAgacattgttattgttatggGAATAGTGTTGGGCGTCTTCAGACcactatgcatgtgtgtgtgtgtgttccaatgtgggtgtgtgtgcccaGTGGGAGTGGGTTTATAGTTTAAGATGATGGCGTATGTAAGATAAGGAGATTCTGTACTGATTTCATCTTTGCAATTTCAATGTCCTTCTGTGGGGTAGGAGACAGAAGATATGATTAAGAgagcttatgtgtgtgtgtgtgtgtgtgtgtgtgtgtgtgtgtgtgtgtgtgtgtgtgagagagagtgtgtgtagacatACAGGAGGACTGATTGCTGTGTTTGGCCTGCCTCAGTGGAGCTCATCATTGCTGCAAATGGAGTGTGACGATAGAGTGCTTCTGTTTACACCCCCCAACCCTGCCAATACGTCTCACctcctgaatgtgtgtgtgtgtgtgtgtgccaaccGTGCTCCCACTCCAAAGAAAACACATACCCTTTCAAAGACAAGCCCTCCCCTGCACACTATGAttaaccccccaacacacagtcACCCTGAGTCATCAAGTTCCCTTTCAAAATATGACTTCCCCCATCCTGTTGGAAACCCATAAATAAAAGCAAGTCTGCCATAATGAAATGTACTTTGCAAATGGAGCCCGTCAGAATTACAGAATTAAAATCTGCCAAAGTGCACTTCACACAGCTGGCCTTCAAATTCCAGTGTAACATATTCatcttaaaaagaaaaaaaattgtttttcaAATTCAAGTGAAAATTCATCATCTGTTAAACAGATGAAGACAAGAAAaccccaaatacacacacgcacacgatcAGGCGGATATTTCTAATTGAGATTTCACAAGTGTGTATTTTTTCAGGACTGGCTAAAATAAGGTCATGAGGTAAAGACTTAGCCAAGATCTTCTGCAATCCCCTGTTTAACATCAGTATGGAGCATCCCACTCCCACATAACACACCCCGTGGAGAAGCTCCAACTCCAACCTTCCAACATTCAAAACATGAAAACTAGTAAAAGAGATTCAACACTGAATGTAATCGATTTTCAATCAGAGCTGAAGTACCGGTGTGGTTAGGCTCACTTACAGGATGTTAATATTAGCTTGGTCCGCGGTCTGGCCACACCAGTTCCAGTTCTTTACGAACTGCAAACATGTAACACATGTGTTTAGGATGACGTACTCTCAGAACATGCTTCAGAGCCACACTAGAAGTGTCACTATCGCACGTCTCCATGTGTGCCTGCATCGGGCGGCCAGACACCGTTCTGCTATGTGTCTGACGTGCATTTccacgtgcccccccccccctcccccatctctctccccttctttcactgtttcactgtctccctcttcttctctctgttcAGAAGCAGAGGTCGTTCAGACACGGACAGCCAACTAGGGAACAGTCCCACTgttgtggtggaggagaagtGAACAGGAGACCACCGAGTCCCATTCAAGGCCTGCCGTCTCATACTTCTGCACCCAGTGTAGTCTTTATAACATGACAGAAGGGTCAGAAATTACTGTATCATATTAGACGTGCAGGTAAAGAAAATACCTGGTTGtccatgttttttttgtgtgtttatgtaagggTGTGTTTGCCCATATATGTGTGCgtattgtgtgttgtgtgtgtgtgtgtattattaagTACATATACTGGAGCTTTTCCTTGGCTCTCTGCACTGAAGACACATTGGTATATGGCCACTCGTATGTCACCttcactctttttctctctttgtgtgcgaatgtgtgtgttttacactgTCTCCTTTCCgttgcacacatgcacatcttCATTCTGCCTATTAATTCTGAGTCAAACTGCTCTACTCCCTTCAGAGATGCACGGAGCCAGTCCAGTTTCACCACTGCAGAGCTCAGTGAAAGCATTTTCATGGGCGTTGTTTACTATAAACAACAGGGCGAGGATTGTCAGGACTATGGCTGGATTTTGACTTGCTTAAAGAAAACCATTGGTATGTGAAATATTTCAGTGGATGACATTATAGAATGAGATGAATTTAGCTCCGTATTCTAACATGGCTATGTGGCCTAGAAGCCAAACCTCAAATCAAAAACTACAGACTTCAAGAAAAATGTGATGTCTATGTTTGTGCCATCATGTTCAGGCCTGTGACTCTATATGCCCCAACCCAAAGAAAACGCTCAGTGAAAAAGCCCTTACGCCTTGGGAAAAGCCTAATAAACACAGATCCAGTaaagcaaaagaaaaaacaacaacaatagtgACCATACTCATTCACCCATGAACATGATTATCAATCTGTTTGTAAACACAGCGGGCGAGTTGACGGAGAAAGCAGGTGACCTATACTTAGGTACTTAATGCTCTTACACGTGAGCTCGCACAAACATTTACAAAACGTACAGTACTGATTAACTACGTCTGCGATAAACGTGGTTAATTATGGAATTTAACAGTTTTTTTTAAAAGTAAAACTATAAGGGTAGAAAACCAATCAAGCATACGTGGTTTTGATTATTATTTCAAACTATAGATCGCGTGACAAATCTTCTCCCATTCATGAAGATGGGAAGCCAGAAGGAGGTGCTCCGTAAAGCTTGGGTAGCTCGCTAATTATCTAAATTCCGATGCCTGAAAACCTGTCACAACTTCTACGTGGTCTACACCTGCGGTCTCACGCAACTGCAAAACAagcaacaataaaaaaaaccaaAGTGACATCAACGGGTTCTGTACGTGTAAACAGTTCATGACAGCGTTTTCCTCCCTCGTTGTCTACTACCCTTCGACCTTACCGTTTAGGTGACTTTCGGACCGCACGTCCTTTCGGCTGAAACCACATTGATTCCACAATCCCAAAGTTTCTGTCAAGAATTCCTGAAGATCACAAGACTGGATATTTATCTCAGAATAAGCCGCGGGCTCCACGTCATCGCCGATTCATTCTGCAGACGTCCACATGCACCCGTAATTCCATATGTCTCAGAAGAAAGTTTTAGCAAAAGTTAAACTTGGTAGAAATGCCTCAGAAAGTTCACCCGGGGTACATCCGACAGTTCACGCAGCGTTATAACTTCCCCAGAACATACACATCAGCCGCTTACACTATGTCAAAACTACTGACAAATAATAGGAAAATGATCGAGGCGACTGACTTTGTCATTAAAAATGTAGTTAAATGATATTTTTTTTCTCGAATATAAAGACAGGACTGTCCGCACGCGACGCGCAAGGTAAGGTTTTTGAGGCGAAGGTATAAGGAGAGTCAGAAAATGGggggaagagggggagggggtcgaAAGGAGGGGGACGTGAAGACGTGAGGGAGGGTAGAGGGACGAGCAACATCTGTTGACTGTGGGTGTAGTCGGCAAAGTTTTTGAACTCAAAGTAGAACATTTTCCACGCCAAAGGGAACGAGATTTAAGCTACTGAATGTTTTTTATATCTTAAACAGGTACGACTTACGTCAATGTTTGATTCGTGAATAACACCTGAGTGCGAAACTAAGGGTATAACTAACGGTTAGGGCGAGAAACTTTCGtaatttaaaagtaactaaATATAGTGAATCCGAATGAGACTCCAGGTAAGTAACTGCAGCGTACTGTAGTAAAAAGTCAAAATTAcagtgaagtacacaaggtttTCCAGAGAGGCGGGATGtttcggacagaggtccttcatcagtgaTAGGGCGGGATTTGGAAGTTCACATGCGTAAATTTTTAAGTGACAGTAAATAATGCGCTCTGATAGTCTGTTAGATGTTTCCAAACCGGTAAATATTTCTGCAAATGAGCCTGTAAGCCTGTGATGACAGAAATTGTACTGGTAGCTGTAAGTAACGAAGAAACATAATAGAGGACAGGTGATTAAACCTGTTGGACACCCAGAGTTCAAATACTTTTACAGGGATGGTGTTTAGGAGATTGAACTCCACAGAAACAAAAGTGTTTCTTAAGGTCCCGAATTGACACTGTTATCAGGTACTGAAGAGATACTGAATTTCAACAGAATGTCATTTAAAACCATTATTATGTGTAGGCCTAATCTTCACTTCAAACAGCTCAGAATTTCCCCTTTGGTGAGACACAGTATATTTGACATATTAAGCTGCCCCGGTGTCCCCATCTGTCCCACCCCTCAGTCTGCTGTCCCGCCCCACCCCTCTTCTGACCTCTTTCCCTGACCATGCAGACGTTTCGGTCCCACCAAAAAACCCATTTCCCCAGAAAGTTTAAAAAGATGAAAGGATAAGAACAAGAATGAGGACAAAGGAGGCAGGTGTTGAGTTACGAGTCTGCCCCTCTGAGAGCGTCTGTGAAAGAGTTCTGGGatgggagagaggaaagagatcGAGAGAAAGACTCGCAAAGAAACGTTTTTAAATGAGGAGCAGGGAGTCATTCTGGTGCTGTGTGTCAGCACACAcagatgctcacacacacacacacacacacacacacacacacacacacacacacacacacacacacagacatacacacacagatactcacacatacacaaacacacacagatacacatgcacacacacaaacataatatacacacacaggctttgaTGGACACTGATGGACCATTTTCTCCTCAAGCAACAATTCACACACTCGAGCTTAAATGGACATATCACTTGCTCTTAttcattcaacacacacacacacacacttttataaTTCAATACAGTACACATGGATTCAAATGGACCCATCACTTTCTGCTGTTTGACACAAATTTCCTAGAAAGTGATCCTAGCTCTTCAACACATCTTTCTTCCTTTTTCATGGTGTTCCTTCTTTGCGGTATTCCTTCCTCGTGGTGTTCCTCCCACATGATTCTCCTGCCCCATGGTTTCTCCCCCTGGTATTCTTTCCTTTTGGCATTTGCTGTCATTCACTCATAATCCCAGACTCCCTCCCACAATTCTGTGACTCTCTGGCTGTGTCACAACTTGCCCTGTTTGCATTTAGATATTTCAGCCTCTGGGCCTATTGCTCAGTTGctcagatagagagagagagagagagagagagagagagagagagagagagagagagagagagagagagagagagagagtaagaggtaCTGAGAGAGATGACAGAAGAACAAAGGTGAGCAAGGAGTGAGTCTTTTCACCCACTCAGGGTCAAATTGAAACACTTACCCACTCTCAGACTCAAGTGCAAAACTGAAGAgatattgtacacacacacacacacacacatacacaccctcactTGCTCATTCCTGACTTGCACATGCAAAGCTCCTGTTATTTTCCTGCTGCTACATTGACATTTACAAAAAGTCTAAGAATCTGAACCTGCAATTCCTGTTTA includes these proteins:
- the ntf4 gene encoding uncharacterized protein ntf4, which encodes MHWLPLVAMVIASALLYSQCPVPKLVAATMEPGINNSTNSSADYNSSDYHQHYNSNAQYTENAHHRAADSRGPSDLKDNSLPSSLRPEKPSSKRRQSPKARLAGGDTGRAEEHTGLVFQDQTQQTLHRSQDNHILTDYKSQRDQLQDHNHFEISSEGVGTRRKNTLRKDKARPNNGEELTITSTETSTGRDQLLDGQSTVGGAELDGVGGEAQRGGAMPAEGLDFEDEELLESHPRVLFSTSPTPPKHPPLQLLLESGLLPDDYVEEEEEEEEEELEEEDDEGQSGGDGEQMQVEKAGELRQQSYRNLLLGLSVSDRPGGAQQRPRRASRRKRQLDLGGPERSVCESVSNWVMGRRVAVDSHGENVTVLDKFPTKKGMLTQYFFETKCRGPDHRGARGEHGLAGSGCLGVDKKHWVSECRTKQAFVRAFTSDNRRGTGWRWIRIDLSCVCVLYSRNHKRRGIR